From a single Limibacillus sp. genomic region:
- the bchI gene encoding magnesium chelatase ATPase subunit I: MKQPFPFTAIVGQDDLKLSLLVAAVDPSVGGVLAFGDRGTGKSTTVRALAALLPSMKVVKGCRFNCDPEAGKALCEDCRAKEKAGTLKTQSVPVPVVDLPLGTTEDRIVGALDIERALLHGEKHFEPGLLARAHRGFLYIDEANLLEDHLVDLLLDVAASGENVVEREGLSLRHAARLVLIGSGNPEEGELRPQLLDRFGLSVEVRTPDDLKTRIEIVRRRDAYERDPDAFLAKWKRKQGQQRSALVKARERLGSITVSDKVMEACARLCIAVGSDGLRGELTLIRAGRALAALEGAKSVTKEHLKRLAPLALSHRLRRDPLDDSGSSVRIERAVAETL; the protein is encoded by the coding sequence ATGAAGCAGCCCTTTCCCTTCACCGCGATCGTCGGCCAGGACGACCTGAAACTCTCGCTTCTGGTGGCGGCGGTGGACCCGTCGGTGGGCGGGGTGCTCGCCTTTGGGGATCGCGGCACCGGCAAGTCGACGACGGTGCGCGCGCTGGCGGCCCTGCTGCCCTCCATGAAGGTGGTCAAGGGCTGCCGCTTCAACTGCGACCCGGAGGCCGGCAAGGCGCTCTGCGAGGACTGCCGTGCCAAGGAGAAGGCCGGAACCCTGAAGACCCAGAGCGTTCCCGTCCCGGTCGTCGATCTGCCGCTGGGCACCACGGAGGACCGCATCGTCGGCGCGCTCGACATCGAACGCGCGCTGCTGCATGGCGAGAAGCACTTCGAGCCGGGGCTTCTGGCGCGCGCCCACCGCGGCTTTCTCTACATCGACGAAGCCAACTTGCTTGAAGACCATCTGGTCGACCTGCTGCTGGACGTCGCCGCCTCGGGCGAGAACGTGGTGGAGCGGGAAGGGCTCAGCCTGCGCCATGCCGCGCGGCTGGTCCTGATCGGCAGCGGCAATCCGGAGGAGGGAGAGCTGCGCCCGCAGCTGCTCGATCGCTTCGGACTCTCGGTCGAGGTGCGCACGCCCGACGACCTGAAGACCCGCATCGAGATCGTGCGCCGCCGGGACGCCTATGAGCGCGACCCCGACGCCTTCCTGGCCAAGTGGAAGCGCAAGCAGGGCCAGCAGCGCAGCGCCCTGGTCAAGGCGCGTGAGCGCCTGGGCTCGATCACGGTCTCCGACAAGGTGATGGAGGCCTGCGCACGGCTCTGCATCGCGGTGGGCAGCGACGGCCTGCGCGGCGAGCTGACCCTGATCCGCGCGGGACGCGCTCTCGCCGCGCTGGAAGGCGCCAAGAGCGTGACCAAGGAGCATCTGAAACGCCTCGCGCCCTTGGCGCTGAGCCACCGGCTGCGGCGCGATCCCCTGGACGACAGCGGCTCCTCCGTCCGGATCGAGCGCGCCGTGGCGGAGACCCTTTAG
- a CDS encoding magnesium chelatase subunit D, whose product MTAATAPVAEPPQQQDRGPAWADAQLAAALLAVDPLGLGGAVLRAGPGPMRDAWLDHMKALLPAGAPLRRVPAGIEDERLFGGLDLAATLKAGRPLASRGVLAESDGGLVILAMAERLGAETAGRIAQVLDRGAVEMEREGFRLEAPARFAVVALDEGAAKEEAAPEGLKDRLAFHLDLNGFSLRDLQDNGMTSGAVAEARAHLAACPPEGFEGEAEALEALCGGALAIGIDSLRAPLLALRTARAAAALAGERRIGQEDLALAARLVLAPRARFLPAPPDQQEEEPQPEEPEDKEPQEPENEQDQGDMKLEDLVVEAAIASLPSQLLRELAALGERRRSAPAGRSGAKRRSTQRGRPLGPRPGEPKGGQRLDLLATLRSAAPWQSARRRERERAGGEAAQVIQVRREDFRIKRRQATSRTTTLLVVDASGSSALQRLAEVKGAAEILLQESYVRRDQVALIAFRGEAAELLLPPTRSLARARRELSSLPGGGPTPLASAILSGAQLGESLLARGETPFLVLLTDGRGNIALDGTADRAKAREDALGAARRFRGAGLKGVLIDSGRRPEPKAAELAEAMGARYLHLPRADAGALSREARAAADAAKRSQPAGRGA is encoded by the coding sequence ATGACGGCCGCAACGGCCCCTGTGGCCGAGCCCCCTCAACAACAGGACCGCGGCCCCGCCTGGGCGGACGCCCAGCTCGCCGCCGCGTTGCTGGCGGTCGATCCCCTGGGGCTTGGCGGGGCGGTGCTGCGCGCGGGTCCAGGCCCGATGCGCGACGCCTGGCTTGACCACATGAAAGCGCTTTTGCCGGCGGGCGCGCCCCTGCGGCGTGTCCCGGCGGGGATTGAGGACGAACGGCTGTTCGGCGGGCTCGACCTCGCGGCGACGCTGAAGGCCGGAAGGCCGCTCGCCAGCCGGGGCGTGCTGGCCGAGAGCGACGGCGGCCTCGTGATCCTCGCCATGGCCGAGCGCCTGGGGGCGGAGACGGCGGGGCGCATCGCCCAGGTTCTGGACCGGGGCGCGGTCGAAATGGAGCGCGAGGGCTTCCGGCTGGAAGCGCCGGCCCGCTTCGCCGTGGTCGCGCTCGACGAAGGCGCTGCGAAGGAGGAGGCGGCGCCCGAAGGCCTGAAGGACCGCCTCGCCTTCCACCTCGACCTCAACGGCTTTTCGCTGCGCGATCTTCAAGACAATGGCATGACCTCCGGGGCCGTGGCCGAGGCGCGCGCGCATCTTGCCGCCTGCCCGCCCGAAGGCTTCGAAGGGGAGGCCGAGGCGCTGGAGGCGCTCTGCGGCGGGGCGCTCGCAATCGGGATCGACTCGCTGCGTGCGCCGCTCCTGGCCTTGCGCACCGCGCGGGCCGCCGCCGCACTGGCGGGTGAGCGCCGGATCGGACAGGAGGATCTGGCCTTGGCCGCGCGGCTGGTGCTCGCGCCGCGCGCCCGCTTCCTGCCGGCGCCGCCCGATCAGCAGGAAGAGGAGCCGCAGCCCGAGGAACCCGAGGATAAGGAGCCTCAAGAGCCCGAGAACGAGCAGGATCAGGGCGACATGAAACTGGAGGACCTGGTGGTCGAGGCGGCGATCGCCTCCCTGCCCAGCCAGTTGCTGCGCGAACTGGCGGCCCTCGGCGAGCGCCGCCGCTCCGCGCCCGCCGGGCGCAGCGGGGCAAAGCGGCGCAGCACCCAGCGGGGCCGCCCGCTGGGACCCAGACCGGGTGAACCGAAGGGCGGCCAGAGGCTCGATCTTCTGGCGACCCTGCGCAGCGCCGCGCCCTGGCAGTCCGCGCGCCGCCGCGAACGCGAGCGGGCAGGCGGAGAGGCCGCCCAGGTGATCCAGGTGCGGCGCGAAGACTTTCGTATCAAGCGGCGTCAGGCGACGAGCCGCACCACGACGCTGCTGGTCGTGGACGCTTCCGGCTCATCGGCCCTGCAACGGCTGGCCGAGGTGAAGGGCGCGGCTGAGATCCTGCTTCAGGAGAGCTACGTGCGGCGCGATCAGGTGGCGCTGATCGCTTTCCGGGGGGAGGCCGCCGAACTGCTCTTGCCGCCGACCCGCTCCCTTGCCCGCGCGCGCCGCGAGCTTTCAAGCCTGCCGGGCGGCGGGCCGACCCCGCTGGCCTCGGCCATCCTTTCCGGGGCACAGCTTGGGGAGAGTTTGCTGGCGCGTGGAGAGACGCCCTTCCTGGTGCTGCTGACCGATGGGCGGGGCAACATCGCGCTCGACGGCACGGCGGATCGCGCCAAGGCGCGCGAGGACGCGCTGGGCGCCGCCCGGCGTTTCCGGGGAGCGGGCCTCAAGGGCGTTCTGATCGACAGCGGCAGACGGCCCGAACCCAAGGCCGCGGAACTGGCCGAGGCCATGGGCGCGCGGTACCTGCACCTGCCGCGCGCCGACGCGGGCGCGCTCAGCCGGGAAGCACGCGCGGCGGCCGACGCCGCAAAACGCAGCCAGCCCGCGGGACGGGGGGCTTGA
- a CDS encoding alpha/beta fold hydrolase, with product MAADASQERRQRRRMAELPADWPNREFSHFLNLDGIRWHYQRLGQGPKLLLIHGTAASTHSWRKLASILSKDFEVLMPDLPGQGFTLRQSHFRPSLDNMANALFRFTEHLDYRPRLTVGHSAGAAIAIEMVLKQGFKTEGLVSVNGALLPFHGSAGRLFPALAKMLFLNPFVPRLYAWSAGDRRRVKRLLEASGSKIDEEGLDLYIRLLREHRHVSAALAMMAHWNLEGLRASLKKLETPLLLIVGDNDKAIAPEQADTVAASAKAARVAHLPGLGHLAHEEAPEAVADLIAGFAQELAQGTGQGSCRASANETSVT from the coding sequence ATGGCCGCCGACGCCAGCCAGGAACGGCGTCAGCGCCGCCGCATGGCGGAGTTGCCCGCGGACTGGCCAAACCGGGAATTCAGCCACTTCCTCAACCTCGATGGCATCCGCTGGCACTATCAGCGCCTGGGGCAGGGGCCCAAACTGCTGCTGATCCACGGCACCGCGGCCTCCACCCATTCCTGGCGCAAGCTGGCCTCGATCCTCTCGAAGGACTTCGAGGTCTTGATGCCGGACCTGCCGGGGCAGGGCTTCACGCTGCGCCAGAGCCACTTCCGGCCCAGCCTGGACAACATGGCCAACGCGCTCTTTCGCTTTACCGAGCATCTGGATTACCGGCCCCGGCTGACCGTCGGCCATTCGGCGGGCGCGGCCATCGCCATCGAGATGGTGCTGAAGCAGGGCTTCAAGACCGAGGGTCTGGTGAGCGTTAACGGCGCGCTGCTGCCCTTCCACGGGTCGGCGGGGCGGCTCTTTCCGGCACTCGCCAAGATGCTTTTCCTCAACCCCTTCGTGCCCCGGCTCTATGCCTGGAGCGCGGGCGACCGGCGGCGGGTCAAGCGGCTGCTGGAGGCTTCCGGCTCCAAGATCGACGAGGAGGGATTGGACCTCTACATCCGGCTGCTGCGCGAGCATCGCCACGTCTCCGCCGCGCTCGCCATGATGGCGCATTGGAACCTGGAAGGGCTGAGGGCCTCGCTCAAGAAGCTCGAAACCCCGCTGCTTTTGATCGTGGGCGACAACGACAAGGCGATCGCTCCCGAACAGGCCGACACGGTCGCCGCCAGCGCCAAGGCGGCGCGGGTGGCCCATCTCCCTGGCCTCGGCCACTTGGCGCACGAGGAAGCGCCGGAGGCGGTGGCCGACCTTATCGCGGGCTTTGCCCAGGAGCTTGCGCAAGGCACGGGCCAAGGCTCTTGCCGCGCTTCGGCCAACGAGACTAGTGTAACGTGA
- a CDS encoding phytoene/squalene synthase family protein, with product MLTESPSSPRNAPLPLDRGDLAVCREIIRKGSRSFHAASLLLPASVRDPSIVLYAFCRLSDDAVDQEGGGRLAVKELRARLARAYAGTPDDTPVERSFSVLVANHLLPRALPEALLEGLEWDAEGRRFQTLSDLRAYGVRVAGAVGAMMCVIMGRRAPDVLARAIDLGVAMQMTNIARDVGEDARNGRLYLPLDWFEEAGMDHEAWLAEPVFDARIKAMVERLLDEAEALYELALPGIAALPVLCRPGIHAARRIYAEIGAVLSGLGLNSLEQRAIVTDRRKLGLIVRSLGHSLSVSDGWGGEALVEGRYLIEAVEQAPELPPNLWREAWWDVDAKAERVVDLLSRLEQRDRSRLKAGAYQAGEQPAGE from the coding sequence ATGTTGACAGAGAGCCCGTCATCCCCGCGCAACGCCCCTCTGCCGCTCGACCGAGGCGACCTCGCGGTCTGCCGGGAGATCATCCGCAAGGGGTCCCGTTCCTTCCACGCCGCCTCTTTGCTGCTGCCGGCCTCGGTGCGCGATCCCTCGATCGTGCTCTATGCCTTTTGCCGTCTTTCCGACGACGCCGTGGATCAGGAAGGCGGCGGACGCCTGGCCGTGAAGGAGCTACGCGCCCGTCTGGCGCGGGCCTACGCCGGGACGCCCGACGACACGCCGGTGGAGCGGAGCTTTTCCGTGCTGGTCGCCAACCACCTGCTGCCGCGCGCGCTGCCCGAGGCTCTGCTCGAAGGATTGGAGTGGGACGCCGAGGGACGGCGCTTCCAGACTCTCTCGGACCTGCGCGCCTATGGCGTCAGGGTCGCGGGCGCGGTCGGCGCGATGATGTGCGTCATCATGGGGCGCCGCGCGCCGGACGTCCTGGCCCGCGCCATCGACCTGGGTGTGGCCATGCAAATGACCAACATCGCCCGCGATGTCGGCGAGGATGCGCGCAACGGGCGTCTCTATCTGCCCCTGGACTGGTTCGAGGAAGCCGGAATGGATCACGAGGCCTGGCTCGCCGAGCCGGTCTTCGACGCGCGCATCAAGGCGATGGTCGAACGCCTGCTGGACGAGGCGGAAGCGCTCTACGAGCTGGCGCTGCCCGGCATCGCGGCGCTGCCCGTGCTCTGCCGCCCCGGCATCCACGCCGCGCGGCGCATCTATGCCGAGATCGGCGCGGTCCTGAGCGGGCTTGGGCTCAACAGCCTGGAGCAGCGGGCGATCGTCACCGACCGGCGCAAGCTCGGACTGATCGTGCGCTCCCTGGGTCACAGCCTCTCGGTCTCCGACGGCTGGGGCGGCGAGGCGCTGGTGGAAGGCCGCTATCTGATCGAGGCGGTCGAACAGGCGCCCGAGCTGCCGCCCAACCTCTGGCGGGAGGCCTGGTGGGACGTGGACGCCAAGGCCGAGCGCGTGGTCGACCTGCTGAGCCGCCTGGAACAGCGCGACCGCTCCCGCCTCAAGGCCGGCGCCTATCAGGCGGGCGAGCAGCCCGCCGGCGAGTAA
- a CDS encoding tryptophan-rich sensory protein gives MDLTSYLALFGFIGACTLVAMSGAVFRPGQWYEELDKPDWRPPNWLFGPAWSVLYAMIAVSGWFVWLEVGFSGAVLAFCVYGVQLLLNAAWSGVFFGLRRPDLAFAELLLLWCSILANILVFFPIDAAAGWLLVPYLAWVSFAGLLNYSIWRRNGSKPLRAA, from the coding sequence ATGGATTTGACCAGCTACCTAGCTCTCTTCGGCTTTATCGGCGCTTGCACCCTCGTCGCCATGAGCGGCGCGGTGTTCCGGCCCGGTCAGTGGTACGAGGAACTGGACAAGCCGGACTGGCGGCCGCCCAACTGGCTGTTCGGGCCAGCCTGGTCCGTGCTCTACGCCATGATCGCGGTCTCCGGCTGGTTTGTCTGGCTGGAGGTCGGCTTCAGCGGCGCCGTTCTGGCCTTCTGCGTCTACGGCGTTCAGCTCCTGCTCAACGCCGCCTGGTCGGGCGTCTTCTTCGGCCTGCGGCGGCCCGACCTGGCCTTCGCCGAGCTGCTGCTGCTCTGGTGTTCCATCCTGGCCAACATCCTGGTCTTCTTCCCGATTGACGCAGCCGCCGGCTGGTTGCTGGTGCCCTATCTGGCCTGGGTCAGCTTTGCGGGCCTGCTCAACTACTCGATTTGGCGGCGCAACGGCTCCAAGCCGCTTCGCGCGGCCTGA
- a CDS encoding carotenoid 1,2-hydratase gives MADDPALEDLGFARPVPPGGYAWWYLDAISDDGREALSLIAFVGSVFSPYYAWSGRRDAEAHCAVNLALYSPRSARWTMTERGSAALNREPRRFALGPSSLTWDGSALTADIDELAFPRMTPVRGKLRVVPEALYEQRFTIDRAGKHGWWPIAPRVRIEAHFEKPALTWQGWGYMDCNWGSLMLEQSFSRWDWSRGAGAGRDYVLYDTWELGDGDGSGATRSLALAFDRKGGIEPFEPPPEAPLPATLWRVPRRTRSEDPARTRVRRTLLDAPFYARSELESVLGGEAVHGTHESLALTRFANPLVKLMLPFRMPRRA, from the coding sequence ATGGCGGATGATCCGGCTCTGGAGGATTTGGGTTTCGCGCGGCCCGTGCCGCCCGGCGGCTATGCCTGGTGGTACCTAGACGCCATCAGCGACGACGGGCGCGAGGCGCTCTCCCTCATCGCCTTCGTCGGCAGCGTCTTTTCGCCCTACTACGCCTGGAGCGGACGGCGCGACGCCGAGGCGCACTGCGCCGTCAATCTGGCGCTCTACAGCCCGCGCTCGGCCCGCTGGACCATGACCGAGCGGGGCAGCGCCGCGCTCAACCGCGAGCCCCGGCGCTTTGCGCTGGGCCCCAGCAGCCTCACCTGGGACGGCTCGGCGCTGACTGCGGATATAGACGAACTGGCCTTTCCGCGCATGACGCCTGTGCGCGGCAAACTCCGGGTCGTTCCCGAGGCGCTCTACGAGCAGCGCTTCACCATCGACCGCGCAGGAAAGCACGGCTGGTGGCCCATCGCCCCGCGCGTCCGGATCGAGGCGCATTTCGAGAAGCCCGCGCTCACCTGGCAGGGCTGGGGTTACATGGACTGCAACTGGGGCTCCCTGATGCTGGAGCAAAGCTTCAGCCGGTGGGACTGGTCGCGCGGGGCCGGGGCCGGCCGCGACTATGTGCTCTACGACACCTGGGAACTTGGGGACGGAGACGGGAGCGGAGCCACCCGTTCGCTCGCGCTCGCCTTCGACCGCAAAGGGGGGATAGAGCCCTTTGAGCCGCCGCCGGAAGCGCCGCTGCCCGCGACCCTCTGGCGGGTGCCGAGACGCACCCGTTCTGAAGACCCGGCGCGCACGCGTGTCCGCCGTACCTTGCTGGACGCGCCCTTCTACGCCCGCTCCGAGCTGGAGTCGGTCTTGGGGGGCGAGGCCGTGCATGGCACGCACGAGAGCCTGGCGCTGACGCGCTTTGCCAATCCCTTGGTGAAGCTGATGCTGCCCTTCCGGATGCCCCGGCGGGCTTGA
- a CDS encoding polyprenyl synthetase family protein: protein MDIVQRIDRALDGALNKAAGPGAPPKLAEAMRYSVFPGGARVRPRLCLAIAAACGDDRPAVSDAAGAAIELLHCASLVHDDLPCFDAADLRRGKPTVHKLFSEPLAVLAGDALIVLAFETLARAASDAGERLPLLMLAVGRAVGMPGGIAAGQAWESEEEIDLSSYHRAKTGSLFIAATTCGAVAAGRDPGPWVALGAQLGEAYQIADDILDAVAGEEDDTGKPCGQDAANGRPNAVNQAGLQGAIGQLEAHVRAAADSVPDCRGAEMLRALVMNEAKRLVPKNAAVRAA, encoded by the coding sequence ATGGACATTGTGCAGCGAATCGACCGAGCCTTGGACGGGGCCCTGAACAAGGCCGCGGGGCCGGGTGCGCCGCCCAAGCTGGCCGAGGCCATGCGTTACTCGGTCTTTCCCGGCGGGGCGCGTGTGCGCCCACGCCTCTGCCTCGCCATCGCGGCGGCCTGCGGCGACGACCGGCCGGCGGTTTCCGACGCGGCGGGCGCGGCCATCGAACTGCTGCACTGCGCCTCCCTGGTTCACGACGACCTTCCTTGTTTCGACGCCGCGGATCTGCGGCGCGGCAAGCCGACGGTCCATAAGCTCTTCAGCGAGCCGCTGGCCGTGCTGGCTGGCGATGCCCTTATCGTACTGGCTTTCGAGACCCTGGCCAGAGCGGCGAGCGACGCGGGCGAGCGTCTGCCGCTGCTGATGCTGGCGGTGGGCCGCGCGGTCGGCATGCCGGGCGGCATCGCGGCAGGCCAAGCCTGGGAGAGTGAGGAGGAGATCGACCTCTCCAGCTATCACCGGGCGAAAACAGGTTCGCTCTTCATTGCGGCCACCACCTGCGGCGCGGTCGCCGCGGGGCGGGACCCGGGCCCCTGGGTGGCCCTGGGCGCGCAACTGGGCGAGGCCTATCAGATCGCCGACGACATCCTGGACGCGGTCGCCGGAGAGGAAGACGACACCGGCAAACCCTGCGGGCAGGACGCCGCCAACGGCCGGCCCAACGCGGTCAATCAGGCCGGGCTTCAAGGCGCGATCGGGCAGTTGGAAGCCCATGTCCGCGCCGCAGCGGATTCGGTGCCGGACTGCCGGGGAGCCGAGATGCTCCGCGCCCTGGTGATGAACGAGGCCAAGCGCCTGGTGCCCAAGAACGCCGCCGTGCGCGCGGCCTGA
- a CDS encoding methyltransferase: MPKFPTLPDGFYRWRDRLLTDPDFQRRAAANPFTRFIARRRARALFNLCAGFIYSQVVSAAVRLGLLEKLAEGPMTLEDLEKSLDLGPDATQRLLESAVALDLAAHRRGGRYGLGELGAALLGNQGIKEMVAHHAMLYSDLSDPVGLLRGERKEAETRLGDFWPYARTEDPAALPPERLADYSQLMAASQGFIADQVLSAYPLSGHRRLLDVGGGKGAFLTAAGKRFPGLELWLFDLPPVAAWGEEALREAGFADRSKTFGGSFMSDSLPEGADVISLVRILHDHDDEVVRALLKKVRAALPDDGRLLVAEPMSDVGGTEAVSAAYFNFYLLAMGTGRPRRRAEIESLLREAGFTRFESPATAMPELVQLLVARP, encoded by the coding sequence ATGCCCAAGTTCCCGACCTTGCCTGACGGCTTTTACCGCTGGCGCGACCGGCTGCTGACCGACCCGGACTTTCAGCGCCGGGCGGCGGCGAACCCCTTTACCCGCTTCATCGCCAGGCGCCGCGCGCGCGCGCTCTTCAACCTCTGCGCCGGTTTCATCTACAGCCAGGTGGTTTCAGCGGCGGTGCGTCTCGGCCTGCTGGAAAAGCTGGCCGAAGGCCCCATGACCCTGGAAGACCTGGAGAAGAGCCTCGACCTGGGGCCGGACGCGACGCAGCGCCTGCTGGAGTCGGCGGTGGCCCTGGACCTGGCCGCGCATAGGCGTGGCGGGCGTTACGGCTTGGGCGAACTGGGCGCGGCGCTGCTGGGCAACCAGGGGATCAAGGAGATGGTCGCCCACCACGCCATGCTCTACAGCGATCTCAGCGACCCGGTCGGCCTGCTGCGCGGTGAACGCAAGGAGGCGGAGACCCGCCTGGGCGACTTCTGGCCCTATGCGCGTACTGAGGATCCGGCGGCCCTTCCGCCCGAGAGACTGGCCGACTACAGCCAACTCATGGCCGCCAGCCAAGGCTTCATCGCCGATCAGGTGCTGAGCGCCTATCCGCTCTCTGGGCATCGCCGTCTGCTCGATGTGGGCGGCGGAAAAGGGGCCTTCCTGACGGCGGCGGGAAAGCGCTTTCCCGGCCTGGAGCTCTGGCTCTTCGACCTGCCCCCGGTTGCCGCCTGGGGCGAAGAGGCCTTGCGCGAAGCCGGCTTTGCCGATCGCTCGAAGACCTTCGGCGGCAGCTTCATGAGCGATTCGCTGCCCGAGGGCGCCGATGTCATCTCTCTGGTCCGGATCCTGCACGACCATGACGACGAGGTGGTGCGCGCGCTCCTGAAGAAAGTGCGCGCCGCGCTGCCGGACGATGGCCGCTTGCTGGTCGCCGAGCCCATGAGCGACGTCGGCGGGACGGAGGCGGTGAGCGCCGCCTACTTCAACTTCTACCTGCTGGCCATGGGGACCGGACGCCCGCGCCGCCGCGCGGAGATCGAGTCGCTTCTGCGCGAGGCGGGCTTCACCCGGTTCGAGTCCCCGGCGACGGCCATGCCGGAGCTGGTCCAACTGCTGGTCGCACGCCCTTGA
- the bchC gene encoding chlorophyll synthesis pathway protein BchC has product MRTNAVVIEAPKRLSLSTVELTGAEETDILVDVAWSGISGGTERLLWSGTMPAFPGMGYPLIPGYEAVGEVLQAGEKSGLEPGDKVFVPGARCFTDARSLFGGQAKRLVTHGARALKLQADAGSEAVLMALAATARHALRDPQTSDGPVLPDLIVGHGVLGRLLARIAVAEGGSPLVWETNAKRRDGAEGYQVIDPQDDDRRDYTRIMDASGDPAVLDQIIQRLGYGGEVVLAGFYAHSLSFAFPAAFMREARLRIAAEWKPKDLEAVGALVASGALSLTGLISHFSDASDAEEAYRAAAEDRDCLKMTLDWRSIT; this is encoded by the coding sequence ATGCGGACCAACGCAGTCGTCATAGAAGCGCCCAAGCGCCTGTCCCTAAGCACCGTTGAACTCACCGGCGCCGAAGAGACCGATATCCTCGTCGATGTTGCCTGGAGTGGCATCAGCGGCGGCACGGAAAGGCTGCTGTGGTCGGGCACCATGCCTGCCTTCCCCGGCATGGGTTACCCCCTGATTCCCGGATACGAAGCTGTCGGCGAGGTTCTACAGGCGGGCGAGAAGTCCGGCCTGGAGCCCGGCGACAAGGTTTTCGTGCCGGGCGCACGCTGTTTTACCGATGCGCGCAGCCTCTTCGGCGGGCAGGCCAAGCGCCTGGTCACCCACGGCGCGCGCGCCTTGAAGCTGCAGGCGGACGCAGGCTCGGAGGCGGTGCTGATGGCGCTGGCCGCGACCGCGCGCCATGCACTGCGCGATCCGCAGACCTCCGACGGACCGGTCCTGCCCGACCTGATCGTGGGGCACGGCGTCCTGGGCCGTCTCCTGGCGCGCATCGCCGTCGCCGAGGGCGGCAGCCCGCTGGTCTGGGAGACCAACGCCAAGCGCCGTGACGGCGCCGAGGGTTACCAGGTGATCGATCCCCAGGACGACGACCGTCGCGACTACACCCGCATCATGGACGCCAGCGGCGATCCCGCGGTGCTCGACCAGATCATTCAGCGCCTGGGTTATGGCGGCGAAGTGGTGCTGGCCGGTTTCTACGCCCATTCGCTTTCCTTCGCCTTTCCCGCCGCCTTCATGCGCGAGGCGCGCCTGCGCATCGCCGCGGAGTGGAAGCCGAAGGACCTGGAGGCCGTGGGTGCGCTCGTCGCCTCCGGCGCCCTTTCTCTCACGGGTTTGATTTCTCACTTCAGCGACGCATCCGATGCCGAAGAGGCCTACCGCGCCGCTGCCGAGGACCGTGATTGCCTCAAAATGACTCTGGACTGGAGGTCCATCACATGA
- a CDS encoding chlorophyllide a reductase iron protein subunit X, with protein MTDSGTNANGGGAWSGLSQLVEEAKIDSDPAVGGEVTKETQVIAIYGKGGIGKSFTLANLSYMMAQQGKKVLLIGCDPKSDTTSLLFYGRSCPTIIETSTKKKLAGEEVEIGDVCFKRDGVYAMELGGPEVGRGCGGRGIIHGFELLEKLGFHDWDFDYVLLDFLGDVVCGGFGLPIARDMCQKVIVVGSNDLQSLYVANNVCSAVEYFRKLGGNVGVAGMVINKDDGTGEAAAFAKAVEIPVLAAIPAHDEIRKKSANYEIIGKPGGRWASMFEDLASNVAEAPPLQPAPLDHDGLLALFDGDDVGAGVELIPATAQDMCGSKSVERPSLEVIYDEV; from the coding sequence ATGACCGACTCAGGCACGAACGCGAATGGCGGCGGGGCCTGGAGCGGCCTTTCCCAGCTCGTCGAAGAGGCCAAGATCGACTCCGATCCCGCCGTGGGCGGCGAGGTGACCAAGGAAACCCAGGTCATCGCCATCTACGGCAAGGGCGGGATCGGCAAGTCCTTCACCCTGGCGAACCTCTCTTACATGATGGCCCAGCAGGGCAAGAAGGTGCTGCTGATCGGTTGCGATCCCAAGAGCGACACCACTTCCCTGCTGTTCTACGGCCGCTCCTGCCCGACCATCATCGAGACCTCGACCAAGAAGAAGCTGGCCGGTGAAGAGGTCGAGATCGGCGACGTCTGCTTCAAGCGCGACGGCGTCTACGCCATGGAGCTGGGCGGCCCGGAAGTGGGCCGCGGCTGCGGTGGGCGCGGCATCATCCACGGCTTCGAGCTTCTGGAAAAGCTGGGCTTCCACGACTGGGACTTCGACTACGTGCTGCTCGATTTCCTGGGCGATGTGGTCTGCGGCGGCTTCGGCCTGCCGATCGCCCGCGACATGTGCCAGAAGGTCATCGTCGTCGGCTCGAACGACCTGCAATCCCTCTACGTGGCGAACAACGTCTGCTCGGCGGTGGAGTACTTCCGCAAGCTGGGCGGCAACGTCGGCGTGGCCGGTATGGTGATCAACAAGGATGACGGCACCGGCGAGGCCGCGGCCTTCGCAAAGGCGGTCGAAATTCCGGTGCTGGCCGCGATCCCGGCGCACGACGAGATCCGCAAGAAGAGCGCAAATTACGAGATCATCGGCAAGCCGGGCGGACGCTGGGCCTCCATGTTCGAGGACCTGGCGAGCAACGTGGCGGAGGCCCCGCCCTTGCAGCCCGCACCGCTCGACCACGACGGTCTGCTGGCGCTGTTCGACGGCGACGACGTCGGGGCGGGTGTCGAACTCATCCCGGCGACGGCTCAGGACATGTGCGGCTCCAAGTCCGTGGAGCGTCCGTCCCTCGAAGTGATCTACGACGAAGTCTGA